The following proteins come from a genomic window of Deinococcus cellulosilyticus NBRC 106333 = KACC 11606:
- a CDS encoding ATP-binding protein, with the protein MARLKGPGAGARGPASSKQRVWPSIQAELTLTLWGVVLFTAFMVFLVLAIITEAYFKSMYQHSTEILSQRFGIPAEQLEKVVQEAGTRAEAVLEWRLTRGDEGEFFLILLAVTVLLPFLLAWWSSRRFARPLTQLSRAAHLLTRGDFSARVPMDKSLERRGDETALLLKDFNQMAASLERLEQERRYSLAAIAHELRTPVTVLRGRLEGVRDGVLAAGPVEFEKLLGHADLLGKLIEDLQVLSLAEAGALRLEQQHLVMQDLLKRVAGDFTAKAEEKHIGLQLDLPLEPVRVNGDPERLYQVLGNVLGNALRHTPPHGHIHIQLVEDRQKLILEMADSGPGFTPEALERAFERFYRSPDRGRQSGGSGLGMALSKSLIEAHGGQIELFNSSSGACVRITLQTQ; encoded by the coding sequence ATGGCTCGACTGAAGGGGCCTGGAGCCGGAGCTCGAGGACCAGCGTCTTCAAAGCAAAGGGTCTGGCCCTCGATTCAGGCCGAGTTGACCCTGACCCTGTGGGGTGTGGTCCTTTTCACCGCCTTCATGGTTTTTCTGGTGCTTGCCATCATCACCGAGGCATATTTCAAGAGCATGTACCAGCACAGCACCGAAATCCTGTCTCAGCGGTTTGGGATTCCCGCTGAGCAGTTAGAGAAAGTTGTTCAGGAAGCTGGAACCCGGGCCGAGGCCGTGCTGGAATGGAGACTCACCCGGGGTGATGAAGGCGAGTTCTTTCTGATCCTGCTTGCTGTGACCGTGTTGTTGCCTTTTCTGCTGGCCTGGTGGTCGTCACGCCGCTTTGCGCGCCCCCTCACCCAGCTGTCCAGGGCTGCACACCTGCTGACCAGAGGCGATTTCTCGGCCCGGGTTCCCATGGACAAAAGCCTTGAGCGCCGCGGAGATGAAACCGCACTGCTGCTCAAAGACTTCAACCAGATGGCGGCGTCTCTTGAGCGACTTGAGCAGGAACGGCGCTACAGCCTTGCCGCCATCGCCCACGAACTTCGCACCCCGGTGACGGTGCTGCGAGGACGGCTTGAGGGGGTCAGGGACGGGGTTCTGGCGGCGGGTCCTGTGGAGTTCGAGAAACTGCTGGGCCACGCAGACCTGCTGGGCAAACTCATTGAAGACTTGCAGGTGCTCTCTCTGGCCGAGGCCGGAGCGTTGCGGCTCGAGCAGCAACATTTGGTAATGCAGGACTTGCTGAAGCGGGTTGCGGGAGATTTCACGGCAAAAGCCGAAGAGAAGCACATCGGGTTGCAGCTGGACCTGCCTCTTGAGCCTGTTCGGGTGAACGGAGACCCAGAGCGTCTGTATCAGGTGCTGGGCAACGTCCTGGGCAATGCATTGCGGCACACCCCACCCCATGGACACATCCACATCCAGCTTGTGGAAGACAGACAAAAACTGATCCTCGAAATGGCGGATTCTGGTCCCGGATTCACCCCCGAAGCCCTGGAGAGGGCCTTTGAACGCTTTTACCGCAGCCCTGACCGGGGAAGGCAAAGTGGAGGCAGTGGGCTGGGAATGGCCCTCTCAAAGTCACTCATTGAGGCCCACGGAGGACAGATTGAACTGTTCAACAGTTCGTCTGGTGCGTGTGTGCGAATCACGCTCCAGACCCAGTGA
- a CDS encoding GDSL-type esterase/lipase family protein, which produces MAVAPTLAVMDAGRMCWQKHSSLRASLSILNAGISGNRILHDNPEWFGRRAKVRMDWDVLEQRGVSHVIWLEGINDLMHPGAFAPVSETVTAQQIIGAFTEGIARFHQHGIQVALGTILPFKGWVAYSEEAENKRQQINHWIRTSGVPDHVLDFDRMVQDPSDPQKVLEVYDIGDHLHPNNRGFLKMAEGIDLGFFTQVAADLA; this is translated from the coding sequence ATGGCAGTTGCACCGACCCTGGCAGTTATGGACGCTGGACGGATGTGCTGGCAGAAACATTCATCTCTGCGGGCCTCCCTTTCGATCCTGAATGCAGGCATCAGTGGCAACCGCATTCTGCACGACAACCCCGAGTGGTTTGGTCGGCGGGCCAAGGTGCGCATGGACTGGGATGTGCTGGAACAGCGGGGGGTCAGCCATGTGATCTGGCTGGAAGGCATCAACGACCTCATGCACCCCGGTGCGTTTGCTCCAGTGTCAGAAACGGTGACCGCACAGCAGATCATCGGTGCTTTCACTGAAGGCATCGCCAGATTTCACCAGCACGGCATCCAGGTGGCCCTGGGGACGATTTTGCCTTTCAAGGGCTGGGTGGCTTACAGCGAGGAGGCCGAAAACAAACGCCAGCAGATCAACCACTGGATTCGCACCTCAGGGGTGCCAGACCACGTTCTGGATTTTGACCGGATGGTCCAGGACCCCTCGGACCCACAGAAAGTGCTGGAGGTGTATGACATCGGGGACCACCTGCACCCCAACAACAGGGGGTTTTTGAAGATGGCAGAGGGCATCGACCTGGGGTTTTTCACCCAGGTGGCAGCAGATCTGGCCTGA
- a CDS encoding class I SAM-dependent methyltransferase produces MNGNILEEYNAAMQQGLMDKLYFLDYCNEVHNIVDFGAADGSLIELLYNRFGNTKRYFAVDNSLEMLDILHNRFQGNPCVRVVGDMQDLPSIFGTDKTAVILSSVLHEIYSYGTDLRQFEKIIFGGGFSECPEYIFIRDMSLSRTANRPIDINDLLRLRTKANPSTLQEYTDFWGEIHSDRDMLHYLLKYRYEDNFDRENRENYFSLPYERLLEVVGNKYYFVHHEHYVLPYLRNVIYRDFGITVRDNTHVKLILRRKQ; encoded by the coding sequence ATGAACGGAAACATCCTGGAAGAATACAATGCCGCCATGCAACAGGGTCTGATGGACAAGCTTTACTTTCTGGACTACTGCAACGAAGTCCACAACATTGTTGATTTTGGAGCAGCCGATGGAAGTTTGATTGAACTCCTGTACAACCGATTCGGCAACACCAAAAGGTACTTTGCAGTGGACAACAGCCTAGAAATGCTGGACATTTTGCACAACCGGTTCCAGGGCAACCCCTGTGTCCGTGTGGTGGGCGACATGCAAGACCTTCCTTCCATCTTTGGGACGGACAAAACCGCGGTGATCTTATCGAGCGTGTTGCACGAGATCTACAGTTACGGAACAGATCTGCGGCAATTCGAAAAGATCATCTTTGGGGGTGGTTTTTCTGAGTGCCCGGAATACATTTTCATTCGTGACATGAGCCTGTCGCGCACAGCAAACCGCCCGATTGACATCAACGACCTGTTGCGCCTCAGAACCAAAGCAAACCCCTCAACCCTTCAGGAATACACCGACTTCTGGGGGGAGATCCATTCAGACAGGGACATGCTTCATTACCTTTTGAAGTACCGCTATGAAGACAACTTTGACCGTGAGAACAGAGAAAACTACTTCTCTCTTCCCTATGAGCGTCTTCTGGAAGTGGTGGGCAACAAGTATTATTTCGTGCATCACGAACATTATGTGTTGCCTTACCTGCGAAATGTCATCTACAGGGACTTCGGCATCACGGTCAGAGACAACACGCATGTGAAGCTCATTCTCCGCAGAAAACAGTAA
- a CDS encoding LysR family transcriptional regulator — protein MLFSQVQAFLMVLDTGSFTEAAFRLNVAQSSVSHSLSRLEKHLGVRLLQRDRSGVRLTPQGEALLPYFRSIAHGVTQLELAARQQQGEVSGKVKIGSFPSTSCRILPRAISLLKQQHPQVEVLIFEGTASEVERWLENHTVDLAFVELPTRSHFQLTAVFQDQLRLIVPHGHPLDVEGEIQLSQIAPFPYVLSKFGCEPLIRQAFSQQGLTLDVVYEVRDITTLMALVEENIGVSLVPELLVPHSTAALASLPVRPVIQREVALARHPEVVQTPQSRALAEQIFRVKPG, from the coding sequence ATGCTGTTTTCACAGGTGCAGGCCTTTTTGATGGTGCTGGACACAGGAAGTTTCACCGAGGCGGCTTTCCGGTTGAATGTGGCCCAGTCCTCGGTCAGCCACAGCCTCTCCAGGCTGGAAAAACACCTTGGGGTGCGACTCTTGCAGCGGGACCGCTCCGGGGTGCGCCTCACCCCCCAGGGAGAGGCCCTGCTGCCATACTTTCGCAGCATTGCCCACGGGGTCACGCAACTCGAACTTGCGGCCCGCCAGCAGCAAGGTGAGGTTTCAGGCAAGGTCAAAATTGGCAGTTTCCCCAGCACCTCCTGCCGCATCCTGCCCAGGGCAATCAGCCTACTCAAACAGCAGCACCCTCAGGTGGAGGTGCTCATTTTTGAAGGCACCGCCAGTGAGGTGGAACGCTGGCTGGAAAATCACACGGTGGATCTGGCCTTCGTTGAACTCCCCACCCGTTCTCACTTTCAACTCACTGCGGTCTTTCAGGACCAGCTGAGGTTGATTGTTCCCCACGGTCACCCGCTGGATGTCGAGGGCGAAATCCAGCTGTCCCAGATAGCCCCTTTCCCCTACGTGCTCTCCAAATTCGGCTGTGAGCCCCTGATCCGTCAGGCTTTCAGCCAGCAAGGACTCACCCTGGATGTGGTGTACGAGGTGCGAGACATCACCACGTTGATGGCCCTGGTGGAAGAAAACATCGGGGTGAGTCTGGTGCCTGAACTGCTGGTCCCCCACTCCACTGCTGCGCTCGCCAGCCTGCCCGTGCGACCGGTGATCCAGCGTGAAGTTGCGCTGGCCCGGCATCCGGAGGTGGTGCAAACCCCCCAGAGCAGGGCGCTGGCAGAGCAGATTTTTCGGGTGAAACCGGGCTGA
- a CDS encoding metallophosphatase domain-containing protein — protein sequence MKIVCISDTHNQHDLLKLPSGDVLIHAGDFSMRGHVAETQAFLTWFAAQPHPHKIFIAGNHDFIFEKRPQKARAMVPDGVVYLEDEGVTLDGVKFWGSPITPTFFDWAFNRGPATIGSYWDLIPADTDVLITHGPPFGVLDQVLPEGKHVGCPKLLTTLDHCLRLKLHVFGHIHEGYGQVTEDGRISVNASFLDQEYRPVNRPVVVELQ from the coding sequence ATGAAGATTGTTTGCATCTCGGACACCCACAACCAGCATGACCTGTTGAAACTGCCCTCTGGGGACGTGCTGATCCACGCCGGTGATTTTTCGATGCGGGGCCATGTGGCCGAAACCCAGGCCTTTCTGACCTGGTTTGCTGCACAACCCCACCCGCACAAAATCTTCATTGCAGGCAACCATGATTTCATCTTTGAGAAACGCCCCCAAAAAGCCCGGGCCATGGTGCCGGATGGCGTGGTCTACCTGGAGGATGAAGGGGTCACGCTTGACGGGGTGAAATTCTGGGGTTCACCCATCACCCCGACGTTTTTTGACTGGGCCTTCAACCGGGGTCCGGCCACCATTGGCAGCTACTGGGACCTCATCCCGGCAGACACCGATGTGCTGATCACCCATGGTCCACCCTTTGGGGTTCTGGATCAGGTGTTGCCAGAGGGCAAACACGTCGGTTGTCCAAAGTTACTGACGACACTGGACCACTGTCTCCGCCTGAAACTGCATGTCTTCGGGCACATTCACGAAGGCTACGGTCAGGTGACTGAAGATGGGCGGATTTCCGTCAACGCCTCATTCCTGGACCAGGAATACCGGCCTGTAAACCGGCCTGTGGTGGTTGAGCTGCAATAG
- a CDS encoding DUF6326 family protein, with protein sequence MTRHGPINSPFQDAQLPVQVRIAAAWTSFMLIYIYVDILNFYKPGVINGILAGRIWEFDIGSTLLTLFLGSVSIPAMMVWLSMTLPVRVNRFTNLIVATLLIPYSIFNAAGEFWDWAPFYGLSIGLELLLLAFILRSAWTWPRTHFDAAIATSDRLRQ encoded by the coding sequence ATGACACGACATGGCCCCATCAACAGCCCTTTTCAGGACGCACAACTTCCTGTTCAGGTCAGGATCGCAGCAGCCTGGACCAGCTTCATGCTCATTTACATCTACGTCGACATCCTGAACTTCTACAAACCTGGCGTCATCAACGGCATCCTGGCGGGCCGCATCTGGGAGTTCGACATCGGTTCGACCTTGCTGACCCTTTTCCTCGGGTCCGTGTCGATCCCGGCCATGATGGTCTGGCTCTCCATGACCCTGCCCGTACGGGTGAACCGCTTCACGAACCTCATTGTGGCAACGCTCCTCATCCCCTATTCGATCTTCAACGCAGCAGGCGAGTTCTGGGACTGGGCCCCCTTCTACGGCCTTTCCATCGGGCTTGAATTGCTGCTTCTGGCCTTCATCCTGCGCTCCGCCTGGACCTGGCCCCGCACCCACTTCGACGCTGCCATCGCCACATCCGACCGACTTCGACAGTAA
- a CDS encoding tautomerase family protein: protein MPYVKIEITRENNTREQKLLLIAAVTQALQDILGKDPATTFVTIDEIDTDNWGIGGELVTDLRQRKNHD from the coding sequence ATGCCTTACGTGAAAATAGAGATCACCCGGGAGAACAACACCCGGGAGCAAAAACTGCTCCTGATTGCAGCAGTGACCCAGGCCCTGCAGGACATCCTGGGCAAGGACCCTGCCACCACCTTCGTCACCATTGATGAAATTGACACCGACAACTGGGGCATCGGGGGCGAACTTGTGACCGACCTGCGCCAGCGAAAAAACCATGACTGA
- a CDS encoding NAD(P)H-dependent oxidoreductase yields MKTLILYAHPFETSFNHAVLEVVKGTLKSHQAEVVVRPLYQLNFQPIASPTDFEALTAGETRADVREEQDWVQWADGIILIYPVWWTGMPAILKGYFDRVFTPGFAYRYEDGIKHRLLQGKQGLIFSTTGATREACEKGMFEAMNRTVDEGIFQFSGIAVRGHHYMSNLPGSTAEEREKMLLEVEQKVTELFYPSVVSRSKGLTASGCF; encoded by the coding sequence ATGAAAACCCTCATTCTCTATGCCCATCCCTTTGAAACCAGTTTCAACCACGCTGTGCTGGAGGTGGTGAAAGGGACTTTGAAATCCCATCAGGCAGAGGTGGTGGTGCGTCCCCTTTACCAGTTGAACTTCCAGCCCATTGCCAGCCCCACCGATTTTGAAGCGCTCACGGCAGGAGAAACCAGAGCAGATGTCAGGGAGGAACAGGACTGGGTGCAGTGGGCAGATGGCATCATCCTGATTTATCCGGTGTGGTGGACGGGCATGCCGGCCATCCTGAAAGGTTATTTTGACCGGGTGTTCACGCCAGGGTTTGCCTACCGCTATGAGGATGGCATCAAACACCGTCTGCTGCAGGGCAAACAGGGGCTGATTTTCAGCACCACCGGAGCCACCCGTGAAGCCTGCGAAAAAGGCATGTTTGAAGCCATGAACCGCACGGTGGATGAAGGCATCTTTCAGTTTTCTGGCATTGCAGTCAGGGGCCACCACTACATGAGCAACCTACCCGGCAGCACAGCAGAGGAGCGTGAGAAGATGCTGCTGGAAGTTGAGCAGAAAGTGACAGAACTGTTTTATCCGTCTGTCGTGTCCAGATCAAAAGGGCTCACAGCTTCAGGCTGCTTCTGA
- a CDS encoding nuclear transport factor 2 family protein, translated as MTDVLQSKDLQMIEQLIQVYFDGLYTSDPQKLSRVFHPQAHYITPSQGDFLQLSLQAYLQRVSQRTSLEGSGFIRTDHIEQIELLTEDTALAVVKCSLPGRHFTDLLALVKTEGRWTIVSKVFHWEPLPDSERMTP; from the coding sequence ATGACTGACGTTCTGCAAAGCAAGGACCTCCAGATGATCGAACAGCTCATTCAGGTGTATTTTGACGGTCTTTACACCTCTGACCCCCAGAAACTTTCACGGGTCTTCCATCCCCAGGCCCACTACATCACCCCATCTCAGGGAGACTTCTTGCAGCTCAGCCTGCAAGCGTACCTGCAGCGGGTGTCCCAGCGCACCTCGCTGGAAGGCAGCGGATTCATTCGCACCGACCACATTGAACAGATTGAACTGCTCACTGAGGACACCGCCCTGGCCGTGGTGAAGTGCTCCCTCCCTGGACGCCATTTCACAGACCTGCTGGCCCTGGTGAAAACTGAAGGACGCTGGACCATCGTCTCCAAAGTGTTCCACTGGGAGCCCCTCCCGGATTCAGAAAGGATGACCCCATGA
- a CDS encoding DinB family protein, producing MTRPQMTDYRSYYARYVDLVPEEDVLAAMQQQAEVTARQILQFAERADHSYAPGKWTVKQVVGHMTDTERVFGQRALFFARGDCAELPSFEQDDWMVACDFEVCSLESLLAEFQAVRRGHELFFRHLPHSAWEGRGIASGNPFTVRALAYIMLGHERAHLQVLQERYS from the coding sequence ATGACCAGACCCCAGATGACCGACTACCGTTCTTACTACGCCCGTTACGTTGATCTGGTGCCAGAAGAGGATGTGCTCGCCGCCATGCAGCAGCAAGCCGAAGTGACCGCCCGGCAGATCCTGCAGTTTGCAGAGCGGGCCGATCATTCCTACGCACCGGGCAAGTGGACGGTCAAGCAGGTCGTGGGTCACATGACCGACACCGAACGGGTGTTCGGACAACGGGCCCTGTTTTTTGCACGCGGGGACTGTGCCGAACTCCCGTCTTTCGAGCAAGACGACTGGATGGTGGCCTGCGACTTTGAGGTCTGCTCGCTCGAAAGCCTGCTGGCAGAATTTCAGGCGGTAAGAAGGGGACACGAATTGTTTTTTCGCCACCTGCCCCACTCCGCGTGGGAAGGTCGGGGCATCGCTTCTGGCAATCCCTTTACGGTGCGGGCCCTCGCCTACATCATGCTCGGTCACGAACGGGCGCACCTGCAGGTCTTGCAGGAACGCTACAGCTGA
- a CDS encoding MBL fold metallo-hydrolase, which yields MELTFLGTAADSAYPLPFCGCPTCQHARARGGKNIRRRSSVMVNRDLLIDLGPDSIQAMLTSGFDPSQVRFLLQTHPHHDHFDPNHLITRIPDYGGICLAPLTLVASPGTLQRMTTMMQATGFEGDLLQAETQHLLSLQVQPIQAGGSRTLGGYHITAFQANHDHGAESLIYAVQSRGRALLYATDTDTLLEPTLGQLSASGLRFAVVVLDHTYGPGCDGGGHLNADRFRDTVAWLRGADLLEEDARIYATHLSHEGNPEHEELERDAHQHGYLIPWDGLTLQV from the coding sequence ATGGAACTCACTTTCCTGGGCACAGCAGCAGACTCCGCCTACCCCCTGCCTTTCTGTGGCTGTCCCACCTGTCAGCACGCCCGAGCCAGGGGGGGCAAGAACATCCGGCGACGGTCCAGCGTGATGGTCAACCGGGACCTGCTGATTGATCTGGGACCCGACAGCATCCAGGCCATGCTGACCTCTGGTTTTGACCCCAGTCAGGTCCGCTTTCTTCTGCAAACCCACCCGCACCACGATCACTTCGATCCGAACCATCTGATCACCCGCATCCCGGACTACGGCGGCATCTGCCTGGCCCCCCTGACTCTGGTGGCCTCCCCCGGGACGCTCCAGCGCATGACCACCATGATGCAAGCCACCGGTTTTGAAGGGGACCTGCTGCAGGCAGAAACCCAGCACCTGCTCAGCCTCCAGGTGCAACCCATCCAGGCGGGCGGGTCAAGAACCCTCGGGGGATACCACATCACCGCTTTTCAGGCCAACCACGACCATGGGGCAGAATCGCTCATCTACGCGGTGCAGTCCAGGGGTCGCGCCCTGCTGTACGCAACGGACACCGACACCCTGCTGGAACCCACACTGGGTCAGCTTTCCGCAAGCGGCCTTCGGTTCGCGGTGGTGGTGCTGGACCACACCTACGGTCCGGGTTGCGATGGAGGGGGTCACCTCAATGCAGACAGGTTCCGGGACACGGTGGCCTGGCTCCGGGGCGCGGACCTGCTTGAGGAAGACGCCAGGATCTACGCCACCCACCTGTCACACGAAGGAAACCCTGAGCATGAGGAACTGGAAAGGGATGCCCACCAGCACGGTTACCTGATCCCCTGGGATGGCCTGACCCTCCAGGTGTGA
- a CDS encoding response regulator: protein MNANPLVLIVEDEPDIADLLEAYLRREHFRTERAADGPGAVRLHHAARPDLVLLDVNLPGIDGFEVLRKIRETAQTPIILVTARAEDLDKLLGLKLGADDYVVKPFSPLEVVARVKAVLRRAGMQTSTRPLRFGELELDPVAVRVRVSGVRLDTTLTEYRILEHLLRHPNRTFSRAELLEVALPDSDALERVMDTHLGNLRKKLEQAGMPQVIETVRGVGFRLWLD from the coding sequence GTGAATGCCAACCCTCTGGTTTTGATCGTCGAGGACGAGCCTGACATTGCCGACTTGCTTGAGGCGTACTTGCGGCGCGAACACTTTCGGACCGAGCGGGCAGCGGACGGCCCGGGTGCAGTGCGTTTGCATCATGCGGCCCGCCCCGATCTGGTGCTGCTCGACGTCAATCTGCCCGGAATCGATGGTTTTGAGGTGCTCAGAAAAATCCGGGAAACCGCCCAGACCCCCATCATCCTGGTGACGGCCAGGGCCGAGGACCTGGACAAACTGCTCGGACTCAAACTGGGTGCAGACGATTACGTGGTCAAACCGTTCTCGCCGCTCGAGGTGGTGGCCCGGGTCAAGGCGGTGCTGCGCCGGGCGGGAATGCAAACCAGCACCCGTCCCTTGCGCTTTGGCGAGCTCGAACTGGACCCGGTGGCGGTGCGGGTCCGGGTTTCAGGGGTGCGGCTGGACACCACCCTGACCGAATACCGGATTCTGGAGCACCTGCTGCGTCACCCCAACCGCACGTTTTCCCGGGCCGAACTGCTGGAAGTCGCCCTGCCCGATTCCGACGCGCTCGAGCGGGTGATGGACACCCACCTGGGAAACCTGCGCAAGAAACTCGAACAGGCGGGCATGCCCCAGGTCATTGAGACGGTGCGCGGGGTGGGGTTTCGTTTATGGCTCGACTGA